In a genomic window of Mycosarcoma maydis chromosome 5, whole genome shotgun sequence:
- a CDS encoding putative alcohol dehydrogenase — protein MPKPGPASRSSIANLMRLSHVAGCPCHGCSVARGGANLARAGLNMISKHNAQPGANSRGYATPVDNLVQKEYAFELAASNVRFGEGVTNEVGMDFANMKARKVGVFTDATVRNLTAMKQSIQGLEQAGVKYEIFDKVRVEPNEQSWQEAIQFARKQDFSHFLAVGGGSVMDTCKVANLFTCYPDADLLEFVNAPIGRGTPIDKVLRPLLCVPTTAGTGSETTGTAIFDHTATESKTGIASRALRPLLGIVDPLNTETCPTAVHVSAGLDVLFHALESYTAIPYNERTPRPANPLQRPAYQGRNPISDVFSLWALKQTVKYLPRVARDRTDAEARGQMLLAATFAGIGFGNAGVHLCHGMSYPISGLNKKIAKYQHPGYEVDHPIVPHGVSVALTGPAVFDFTAPSAPDRHREVAAIFDGYQNGSESADIARLPDAEVGSLVYDRIAKFLADLGVPRGLEKVGYKQEHVDALVKGTIPQRRVLDLAPGIGDVLGADGHEHLARILEKSLSY, from the exons ATGCCGAAACCAGGACCTGCCAGTCGAAGCAGCATTGCCAATCTCATGCGGCTCTCGCATGTTGCTGGCTGCCCCTGCCACGGCTGCTCAGTCGCGCGTGGTGGTGCCAACCTCGCACGTGCCGGTCTCAACATGATCAGCAAACACAATGCTCAACCAGGCGCCAACTCCCGTGGCTACGCTACTCCGGTCGATAATCTCGTTCAGAAAGAGTACGCGTTTGAACTTGCCGCTTCCAACGTTCGCTTTGGTGAAGGTGTGACCAACGAAGTGGGTATGGACTTTGCCAACATGAAAGCGCGCAAGGTGGGTGTTTTCACCGATGCGACAGTGAGGAACCTTACTGCTATGAAGCAAAGTATCCAAGGCCTCGAACAGGCTGGTGTCAAGTACGAGATTTTCGACAAGGTTCGAGTGGAGCCTAATGAGCAGTCCTGGCAAGAGGCGATCCAGTTTGCGAGAAAGCAGGACTTTTCGCATTTCTTAGCTGTGGGTGGCGGCAGTGTTATGGACACATGCAAGGTGGCCAACCTGTTCACTTGCTATCCGGACGCGGACCTGCTGGAGTTTGTCAATGCCCCAATTGGTAGAGGCACACCGATCGACAAGGTGCTTAGGCCTCTGCTCTGTGTGCCCACCACTGCCGGTACGGGCTCCGAGACAACAGGTACGGCCATCTTTGATCATACAGCGACCGAGTCCAAGACGGGCATTGCTTCACGTGCGCTTCGACCTCTGTTGGGCATCGTTGACCCGCTCAACACCGAGACGTGCCCCACCGCTGTGCACGTGAGTGCTGGGTTGGACGTTCTCTTCCACGCACTCGAGAGTTATACAGCCATCCCGTACAACGAGCGCACGCCCCGACCAGCGAACCCGCTCCAACGACCCGCCTATCAGGGTCGCAACCCCATCTCGGACGTCTTTTCGCTCTGggcgctcaagcagacGGTCAAGTACCTGCCTCGTGTCGCACGTGACCGCACCGATGCAGAAGCACGTGGGCAGATGCTCCTCGCCGCCACGTTCGCCGGTATCGGATTCGGCAACGCCGGCGTCCACCTCTGCCACGGCATGTCGTACCCCATCTCTGGTCTCAACAAGAAGATTGCCAAGTACCAGCATCCGGGATACGAAGTCGACCATCCCATCGTACCTCACGGCGTATCGGTCGCACTTACCGGCCCCGCTGTGTTTGACTTTACCGCCCCCTCCGCACCCGACCGTCATCGCGAGGTGGCTGCCATCTTTGATGGTTACCAGAACGGAAGCGAGAGCGCCGATATTGCCCGCTTGCCAGATGCCGAAGTGGGTTCGCTGGTGTACGATAGAATTGCCAAGTTTTTGGCTGATCTGGGCGTACCAAGGGGTCTGGAAAAGGTCGGATACAAGCAAGAGCACGTGGACGCACTCGTCAAGGGTACGATCCCCCAAAGGAGGGTCTTGGATCTTGCCCCAGGTATTGGGGACGTGTTGGGCGCTGATGGGCACGAACACTTGGCTCGCATCTTGGAAAAGTCTC TCTCGTactag